Proteins from a genomic interval of Lolium perenne isolate Kyuss_39 chromosome 1, Kyuss_2.0, whole genome shotgun sequence:
- the LOC127325767 gene encoding uncharacterized protein: MKQPAASPGRAEKQQQQLPAPPGLARLLLSKSRRGGRSRRAPATSPMFVSRRSRAAAGADGEPSSPKVTCIGQVRMRKGKKGGKKGPSAPAPARASTPEKARGYCRCLKKAFLCGGLFGFDRGGRKHKAPSPVSERSRRSPWVFSSRDVAVAAAPKQPDPRSDRAEEEDDEEMGVGVGVFCSVETDEGEEPGINSHTAEEVEEAGEVAELASSATTTPPKNALLLMRCRSAPQNRTSPLTARFAAANAPSPVQETVEITPTASARASPSPRKPEMVPVERDDDDKWQEMLASAAQEQQEQQEARAAQEDESDDYDEEEEAEELRCSSARPLVLPRCKSEPATTAAAKMAAGIGSEAAPSGCFWAHGGGSGRRRHAPPLSPVSAAPVALTGH, translated from the coding sequence ATGAAGCAGCCGGCGGCGAGCCCGGGGCGGGCGgagaagcagcagcagcagctgccgGCGCCGCCGGGGCTGGCGCGGCTGCTGCTCAGCAAGAGCCGGCGCGGGGGGCGGTCCCGGCGCGCGCCGGCCACGTCGCCCATGTTCGTGTCCCGGAGGAGCCGCGCGGCGGCGGGGGCGGACGGGGAGCCGTCGTCGCCCAAGGTGACGTGCATTGGGCAGGTGCGGATGCGCAAGgggaagaagggcggcaagaaggggccgtcggcgccggcgccggccagGGCGTCCACGCCGGAGAAGGCCAGGGGGTACTGCCGGTGCCTCAAGAAGGCGTTCCTCTGCGGCGGGCTGTTCGGGTTCGACCGTGGCGGGCGGAAGCACAAGGCGCCGTCGCCGGTGTCGGAGCGGAGCCGCCGGTCGCCGTGGGTGTTCAGCAGCAGGGACgtggccgtcgccgccgcgcccAAGCAGCCGGATCCGAGGAGCGACCGtgccgaggaggaggacgatgaagagaTGGGTGTGGGAGTCGGTGTGTTCTGCTCGGTGGAGACAGACGAGGGGGAGGAGCCGGGGATCAACAGCCACACGGCCGAGGAAGTCGAAGAGGCAGGGGAGGTGGCGGAGCTTGCGTCGTCGGCCACCACGACGCCGCCCAAGAACGCGCTCCTCCTCATGCGCTGCCGGTCGGCGCCGCAGAACCGCACGTCCCCGCTCACCGCCCGTTTCGCCGCCGCCAACGCCCCTTCGCCGGTCCAGGAAACGGTGGAGATCACCCCAACGGCGTCAGCTCGGGCGTCTCCCTCTCCGCGCAAGCCGGAGATGGTGCCGGTGGAAAGGGACGACGACGATAAGTGGCAAGAGATGCTCGCGAGCGCCGCGCAGGAGCAACAAGAACAACAAGAGGCGCGCGCAGCACAAGAGGACGAAAGCGACGActacgacgaggaagaagaggccgAGGAGCTGAGGTGCTCGTCGGCGCGGCCGCTGGTGCTGCCGAGATGCAAGTCGGAGCCGGCGACAACCGCAGCGGCGAAGATGGCGGCCGGGATCGGCTCCGAAGCGGCGCCCTCTGGGTGCTTCTGGGCCCACGGCGGGGGCAGCGGCCGCCGGAGGCACGCGCCGCCGCTGTCGCCGGTGTCCGCCGCTCCGGTGGCCTTGACCGGTCACTGA